The following are encoded in a window of Fibrobacter sp. genomic DNA:
- the dut gene encoding dUTP diphosphatase → MNQIAVKRLDHASDIPLPRRMTPGSSGCDICAAVESDLVIEPGSRALIPTGFCFEIPQGMEVQVRPRSGLAFKFGVTVLNTPGTIDADYRGEVKIILANFGDQPFTVKRGDRVAQVVPMSVAANAEFIEKDDIALTERGAGGFGHTGV, encoded by the coding sequence ATGAATCAAATAGCAGTAAAACGACTCGACCACGCTTCAGACATCCCTCTACCCCGCCGGATGACTCCGGGATCGAGCGGATGTGATATCTGTGCAGCAGTGGAAAGCGATCTGGTGATCGAACCCGGATCAAGGGCACTTATCCCCACAGGTTTCTGCTTTGAGATTCCACAGGGTATGGAGGTTCAGGTCAGGCCAAGAAGCGGCCTTGCATTCAAATTCGGAGTCACTGTACTCAATACCCCAGGAACTATCGATGCTGATTACAGGGGAGAAGTTAAAATCATACTGGCCAATTTTGGAGATCAACCCTTTACAGTCAAAAGGGGTGACCGGGTAGCCCAGGTTGTGCCCATGTCAGTTGCTGCGAATGCTGAATTTATCGAGAAGGATGATATAGCCCTGACAGAGCGGGGAGCAGGCGG